One window of Nymphaea colorata isolate Beijing-Zhang1983 chromosome 1, ASM883128v2, whole genome shotgun sequence genomic DNA carries:
- the LOC116257885 gene encoding zinc finger CCCH domain-containing protein 36-like isoform X2: MQSEKNMQKCGKPPEKGPQGSGDLDPEPLEEFDNSHETNSSSHMEDVSPSCLVPRETEADATPKANSVKSHGSLDAVRSSAEVLVATVAHSMRCLDSELTTSGREGSTTSDLDNDGIVAEKNKPAHLSNAKVHVEMRSHEVCRDDESIDGKKHLCEQRDMQSTGDQKLNSFSLDDTHQTPQTWSLCAEGNNKKRQAIACAFFAKGWCIKGNSCTFLHQNGSTGGDAGKDTGKINMLSNSQMEGSFQCADTVTSSGPSGLLQEHVSLVHDGKSGKDDKLDDPMFFIHQENLGFRSEMEYQHVKSVINEFQQSPFERDDSREGLMPHPVLSAPVHPLFTNEGLKVYSSPFEELPAHRTLNFQHQQFNSIQSGSEDLHFRNLVRGARGVQETAGRCFIGSEVTGRPSPFDLPTLTSKNESLLSNAPNYRFVSNGLLKYGIHGNASSPSVYDRNGRQSVSPNQSSCLTIFDNISKLDECSSYMANTSSVMPALAYALDRDRSSYYGGISPMSKLECQYKLSRDDIEYSLSSSGSRPRNSPSYYTSSENGKLMHIDASNPSASGGYTTSSYSYSWEPSVPFRSSFLHASARLLSESPCDSIHDSIEPSSKGANGTSQASDFVNGNNFGNTLPEPSSSSNIITGFDDKSFQKETSFHDAKVGKGAYLPRESHDDVAHLAGDEKDIKETKAMKCFRAVLIDFVKELVRPSWQHGNLSKDAHKLVVKKSVGKVLSSMHSHQMPSNSEAIEQFLSLSRPKISKLVQGYVAKYAKAREATK; this comes from the exons ATGCAATCAGAGAAGAATATGCAAAAATGCGGCAAACCTCCTGAGAAGGGGCCCCAGGGATCCGGCGACCTCGATCCCGAGCCCCTTGAAGAATTCG ATAATTCTCATGAAACCAACTCAAGTAGTCATATGGAAGATGTCAGTCCTTCGTGTTTAGTCCCTAGAGAAACAGAAGCTGATGCTACACCAAAAGCCAATAGTGTAAAGAGTCATGGCAGCCTTGATGCTGTTAGATCTTCAGCTGAGGTGCTAGTTGCAACTGTGGCTCATTCTATGAGGTGTTTGGATTCTGAATTAACAACTTCag GTCGAGAAGGGAGTACGACCTCTGATCTTGATAATGATGGCATTGTAGCTGAGAAGAATAAACCTGCTCATCTTAGCAATGCAAAAGTGCATGTTGAAATGCGATCCCATGAAGTATGTAGGGATGATGAATCTATAGATGGAAAAAAGCATCTCTGTGAGCAAAGAGACATGCAGTCTACTGGGGATCAGAAACTGAATTCATTTAG CTTGGATGATACACACCAAACGCCTCAGACTTGGTCTCTGTGTGCAGAAGGAAATAACAAAAAGCGACAGGCAATAGCATGTGCATTTTTTGCAAAGGGTTGGTGCATAAAGGGGAACTCATGTACATTCTTGCATCAAAATGGAAGCACTGGTGGTGATGCAG GGAAAGACACTGGAAAAATAAACATGCTGTCGAATAGTCAAATGGAAGGGTCTTTCCAATGTGCTGATACTGTAACAAGTTCAGGACCTTCAGGTCTCCTGCAGGAGCATGTTTCCCTTGTTCATGATGGCAAAAGTGGAAAAGATGATAAGTTAGATGACCCTATGTTTTTCATCCATCAGGAAAATTTAGGGTTCAGATCAGAAATGGAGTATCAACATGTCAAATCAGTCataaatgaatttcaacaatcaCCTTTTGAGAGGGATGATTCGAGGGAAGGATTGATGCCCCATCCTGTCCTGAGTGCGCCAGTCCATCCATTGTTCACTAATGAAGGCCTAAAGGTGTATAGTAGTCCCTTTGAGGAGCTTCCAGCTCATAGAACTTTGAATTTTCAGCATCAACAGTTCAACAGTATACAGTCAGGTTCTGAGGATTTGCACTTTAGAAATTTAGTGAGAGGTGCTAGAGGTGTCCAAGAAACTGCTGGGAGGTGTTTCATAGGCAGTGAAGTAACTGGAAGACCATCTCCCTTTGATCTTCCTACTTTGACCTCAAAAAATGAGTCTTTGTTATCTAATGCTCCTAACTATAGGTTTGTATCAAATGGTTTGTTGAAATATGGTATTCATGGCAATGCAAGTAGCCCCTCTGTCTATGATAGAAATGGAAGGCAATCTGTCAGTCCAAATCAGAGTTCATGTTTGACTATATTTGATAATATTTCGAAGTTAGATGAGTGCAGTAGCTATATGGCTAACACATCTTCTGTTATGCCAGCTTTAGCCTATGCACTTGATAGAGATAGGTCATCATATTACGGAGGGATTTCTCCTATGAGTAAGTTAGAATGTCAGTACAAACTTTCACGTGATGATATTGAATACTCCCTTTCAAGTTCTGGTTCTCGTCCAAGAAATTCTCCATCGTATTACACAAGTTCTGAGAATGGAAAGTTGATGCATATTGATGCAAGCAATCCATCAGCTTCCGGCGGGTATACGACTAGCTCTTATTCATATTCCTGGGAGCCATCTGTGCCTTTTCGATCATCTTTCCTTCATGCATCAGCAAGGTTGTTGTCTGAAAGCCCGTGTGATTCTATTCATGATAGCATTGAGCCTTCTAGTAAAGGAGCTAATGGGACCTCACAGGCTTCTGATTTTGTTAACGGCAACAATTTTGGCAATACACTCCCAGAGCCTTCAAGTAGTAGTAATATCATCACTGGGTTTGATGACAAGAGCTTTCAGAAAGAGACGTCCTTTCATGATGCTAAAGTAGGAAAGGGGGCTTATCTACCTAGAG AATCACATGATGATGTGGCACATCTAGCGGGTGATGAAAAGGATATAAAGGAGACAAAGGCAATGAAGTGCTTCCGAGCTGTCCTTATCGACTTTGTGAAAGAGCTGGTGAGACCATCATGGCAACATGGTAATTTGAGTAAAGATGCCCACAAGCTAGTAGTTAAAAAGTCCGTTGGCAAAGTGCTCAGTTCAATGCATTCCCATCAGATGCCAAGCAATTCTGAAGCAATTGAGCaatttctgtctctttctcgtCCAAAAATTTCAAAGCTGGTGCAG GGTTATGTTGCAAAGTATGCCAAAGCCCGAGAAGCTACCAAGTGA
- the LOC116257885 gene encoding zinc finger CCCH domain-containing protein 36-like isoform X1, translating into MQSEKNMQKCGKPPEKGPQGSGDLDPEPLEEFDNSHETNSSSHMEDVSPSCLVPRETEADATPKANSVKSHGSLDAVRSSAEVLVATVAHSMRCLDSELTTSGREGSTTSDLDNDGIVAEKNKPAHLSNAKVHVEMRSHEVCRDDESIDGKKHLCEQRDMQSTGDQKLNSFSLDDTHQTPQTWSLCAEGNNKKRQAIACAFFAKGWCIKGNSCTFLHQNGSTGGDAGKDTGKINMLSNSQMEGSFQCADTVTSSGPSGLLQEHVSLVHDGKSGKDDKLDDPMFFIHQENLGFRSEMEYQHVKSVINEFQQSPFERDDSREGLMPHPVLSAPVHPLFTNEGLKVYSSPFEELPAHRTLNFQHQQFNSIQSGSEDLHFRNLVRGARGVQETAGRCFIGSEVTGRPSPFDLPTLTSKNESLLSNAPNYRFVSNGLLKYGIHGNASSPSVYDRNGRQSVSPNQSSCLTIFDNISKLDECSSYMANTSSVMPALAYALDRDRSSYYGGISPMSKLECQYKLSRDDIEYSLSSSGSRPRNSPSYYTSSENGKLMHIDASNPSASGGYTTSSYSYSWEPSVPFRSSFLHASARLLSESPCDSIHDSIEPSSKGANGTSQASDFVNGNNFGNTLPEPSSSSNIITGFDDKSFQKETSFHDAKVGKGAYLPRGEQKFLMPIKKISGNGNSADLPTASNTESHDDVAHLAGDEKDIKETKAMKCFRAVLIDFVKELVRPSWQHGNLSKDAHKLVVKKSVGKVLSSMHSHQMPSNSEAIEQFLSLSRPKISKLVQGYVAKYAKAREATK; encoded by the exons ATGCAATCAGAGAAGAATATGCAAAAATGCGGCAAACCTCCTGAGAAGGGGCCCCAGGGATCCGGCGACCTCGATCCCGAGCCCCTTGAAGAATTCG ATAATTCTCATGAAACCAACTCAAGTAGTCATATGGAAGATGTCAGTCCTTCGTGTTTAGTCCCTAGAGAAACAGAAGCTGATGCTACACCAAAAGCCAATAGTGTAAAGAGTCATGGCAGCCTTGATGCTGTTAGATCTTCAGCTGAGGTGCTAGTTGCAACTGTGGCTCATTCTATGAGGTGTTTGGATTCTGAATTAACAACTTCag GTCGAGAAGGGAGTACGACCTCTGATCTTGATAATGATGGCATTGTAGCTGAGAAGAATAAACCTGCTCATCTTAGCAATGCAAAAGTGCATGTTGAAATGCGATCCCATGAAGTATGTAGGGATGATGAATCTATAGATGGAAAAAAGCATCTCTGTGAGCAAAGAGACATGCAGTCTACTGGGGATCAGAAACTGAATTCATTTAG CTTGGATGATACACACCAAACGCCTCAGACTTGGTCTCTGTGTGCAGAAGGAAATAACAAAAAGCGACAGGCAATAGCATGTGCATTTTTTGCAAAGGGTTGGTGCATAAAGGGGAACTCATGTACATTCTTGCATCAAAATGGAAGCACTGGTGGTGATGCAG GGAAAGACACTGGAAAAATAAACATGCTGTCGAATAGTCAAATGGAAGGGTCTTTCCAATGTGCTGATACTGTAACAAGTTCAGGACCTTCAGGTCTCCTGCAGGAGCATGTTTCCCTTGTTCATGATGGCAAAAGTGGAAAAGATGATAAGTTAGATGACCCTATGTTTTTCATCCATCAGGAAAATTTAGGGTTCAGATCAGAAATGGAGTATCAACATGTCAAATCAGTCataaatgaatttcaacaatcaCCTTTTGAGAGGGATGATTCGAGGGAAGGATTGATGCCCCATCCTGTCCTGAGTGCGCCAGTCCATCCATTGTTCACTAATGAAGGCCTAAAGGTGTATAGTAGTCCCTTTGAGGAGCTTCCAGCTCATAGAACTTTGAATTTTCAGCATCAACAGTTCAACAGTATACAGTCAGGTTCTGAGGATTTGCACTTTAGAAATTTAGTGAGAGGTGCTAGAGGTGTCCAAGAAACTGCTGGGAGGTGTTTCATAGGCAGTGAAGTAACTGGAAGACCATCTCCCTTTGATCTTCCTACTTTGACCTCAAAAAATGAGTCTTTGTTATCTAATGCTCCTAACTATAGGTTTGTATCAAATGGTTTGTTGAAATATGGTATTCATGGCAATGCAAGTAGCCCCTCTGTCTATGATAGAAATGGAAGGCAATCTGTCAGTCCAAATCAGAGTTCATGTTTGACTATATTTGATAATATTTCGAAGTTAGATGAGTGCAGTAGCTATATGGCTAACACATCTTCTGTTATGCCAGCTTTAGCCTATGCACTTGATAGAGATAGGTCATCATATTACGGAGGGATTTCTCCTATGAGTAAGTTAGAATGTCAGTACAAACTTTCACGTGATGATATTGAATACTCCCTTTCAAGTTCTGGTTCTCGTCCAAGAAATTCTCCATCGTATTACACAAGTTCTGAGAATGGAAAGTTGATGCATATTGATGCAAGCAATCCATCAGCTTCCGGCGGGTATACGACTAGCTCTTATTCATATTCCTGGGAGCCATCTGTGCCTTTTCGATCATCTTTCCTTCATGCATCAGCAAGGTTGTTGTCTGAAAGCCCGTGTGATTCTATTCATGATAGCATTGAGCCTTCTAGTAAAGGAGCTAATGGGACCTCACAGGCTTCTGATTTTGTTAACGGCAACAATTTTGGCAATACACTCCCAGAGCCTTCAAGTAGTAGTAATATCATCACTGGGTTTGATGACAAGAGCTTTCAGAAAGAGACGTCCTTTCATGATGCTAAAGTAGGAAAGGGGGCTTATCTACCTAGAGGTGAGCAGAAATTTCTTATGCCAATTAAGAAAATATCTGGTAATGGCAATTCTGCTGATTTACCAACTGCTAGTAACACAGAATCACATGATGATGTGGCACATCTAGCGGGTGATGAAAAGGATATAAAGGAGACAAAGGCAATGAAGTGCTTCCGAGCTGTCCTTATCGACTTTGTGAAAGAGCTGGTGAGACCATCATGGCAACATGGTAATTTGAGTAAAGATGCCCACAAGCTAGTAGTTAAAAAGTCCGTTGGCAAAGTGCTCAGTTCAATGCATTCCCATCAGATGCCAAGCAATTCTGAAGCAATTGAGCaatttctgtctctttctcgtCCAAAAATTTCAAAGCTGGTGCAG GGTTATGTTGCAAAGTATGCCAAAGCCCGAGAAGCTACCAAGTGA
- the LOC116250713 gene encoding protein RICE SALT SENSITIVE 3-like, producing the protein MVGSDRSKEAVGMMALHEALRNVCLNSDWAYSVFWTIRPRPRSRGGNGCKVGDDNGSLMLMWEDGFCKPRVAECLEDLDGDDPVRKAFSKMSIQLYNYGEGLMGKVASDKCHKWVFKEPSECETNISNYWQSSFDALPPEWTDQFASGIQTIAVIQAGHGLLQLGSCKIVPEDLHFVLRMRHTFESLGYQSGFYLSQLFSATRNGSLSLPSNLTKPTILNHPPPIFNWNQRALHSAAVPTTPIGPPNFPNAPRATLPPTDETQLFLFPHAPESQIDEMMVDHDAEIKWPSGLSFFSALTGRAEESKLLFGSESIGELGEMGAAAQGRPRSLQQQLVVGKNLNSSSNSPASMCSTMGDSKAFARGSDAMAAENVSVTEYLSLESHGINNGERLKRMENKFKRSFTMPARMGSSTVESNHHRQAEGYRGPEVGMYSEIMESFLD; encoded by the exons atggtgGGCTCAGACAGGAGCAAGGAGGCGGTTGGAATGATGGCTCTTCATGAAGCTCTCAGAAATGTCTGCTTGAATTCTGACTGGGCTTATTCTGTCTTCTGGACCATTAGACCTCGACc GAGGTCAAGGGGTGGTAATGGATGCAAAGTTGGTGATGACAATGGTAGCTT GATGCTCATGTGGGAAGACGGGTTCTGTAAACCGAGGGTAGCAGAGTGTCTGGAAGATCTTGACGGGGATGATCCTGTTAGAAAAGCTTTCAGCAAGATGTCCATTCAGTTGTATAATTATGGAGAAGG tttgatgggaaAGGTTGCATCTGATAAATGCCACAAATGGGTTTTCAAGGAACCTTCTGAATGTGAAACCAACATCTCCAACTACTGGCAGAGTTCATTTGATGCA CTCCCTCCTGAATGGACAGATCAATTTGCTTCTGGGATCCAG ACCATTGCTGTGATTCAAGCTGGGCACGGACTTCTGCAACTTGGATCTTGCAAAATC GTTCCTGAAGATCTGCACTTTGTGTTGAGAATGAGGCACACTTTTGAGTCTCTTGGATACCAATCAGGGTTCTACCTTTCCCAGCTCTTCTCTGCAACTAGAAATGGATCACTATCGTTGCCCTCTAACCTAACCAAGCCGACCATACTGAACCATCCTCCACCCATATTCAACTGGAACCAGAGAGCTCTGCACTCTGCTGCGGTACCCACCACGCCCATTGGTCCTCCCAACTTTCCCAATGCTCCAAGAGCCACCTTGCCGCCAACCGATGAAACCcagctcttcctctttccacaCGCACCCGAATCGCAGATCGACGAAATGATGGTCGATCACGACGCCGAGATCAAATGGCCTAGTGGCTTGTCATTCTTCAGCGCACTCACCGGCCGAGCAGAAGAGAGCAAGCTTCTTTTCGGCTCGGAAAGCATCGGCGAATTGGGTGAAATGGGGGCGGCTGCTCAGGGAAGGCCTAGATCATTGCAGCAGCAGTTGGTGGTCGGGAAGAACCTGAATTCGAGCTCGAATTCGCCTGCAAGCATGTGCAGCACCATGGGAGATTCCAAGGCATTCGCCAGAGGTTCGGACGCCATGGCCGCCGAGAATGTGAGCGTGACGGAGTACCTCAGCTTGGAGAGCCACGGGATCAACAATGGAGAAAGGTTGAAGAGAATGGAGAACAAGTTCAAGAGGAGCTTCACAATGCCTGCAAGAATGGGTTCCTCAACTGTCGAGAGCAACCATCATCGTCAAGCTGAGGGCTACAGAGGACCAGAGGTTGGAATGTACTCGGAGATCATGGAGTCGTTCCTGGACTGA